The genomic window ATAGATCATAGATCCTATTTGCTAAAATCGGTGTTCGCTCGACCATAAATGTCGCCAGGTTATTGCCGCTGAATTGATTTTGGATAAATCCTACTGGAATAAACGTCAGCAAACGCAAAACTAAAAACAACGAAATATAGGTAATGATGACGGACAAGACTCCTCCTGCCACCCAATCCAATTGTTTGAGTACTGGAATGAACGTCAATCCGTGCGCGAAAACCCCGATGAATCGTGTAATCAGCCAACCGACAAATAAAATGATCAAGAACGCCACACCTGCATAAAAAGCTTCATCTAATTTGAACGAAAACGCTTGATCAAAAAAAACTAAGTTAGAATTAGCTGTTACCGCAGGATAAGGAATAAATAATTGCAGATGACTGGCTAAGGTTTTGTAATAGGTTTGCGCTACTAGAAACGATACAAAATAGCCAATCAGATAGATGGCTTGTAACGCAAAGCCGCGACTTGCCCCAGAAAAAAATGCAATCAGCAAAATAAATAAAATCAAAAGACTAAGCATACATTCTTCCTTTCTCTTCTATATAATACTTATTATATCAGTTCGAAGATCTTTGTTTGATTTGATCTTTTCTTTTTTCGTTTAAAATCTGTTGAGCTTCCACATGATTTTTGATCTCATGGTCGCTTCCACTTTCTTTTAATACTTCTCGTGCTTCATTTTCAATTGCTTCGATTCGTTTGATGCGATTCTCCATTTCTGTGTATCTGACCATTTTTTGTTTCAGTTCAGTGACTTCTTTGATCAATTTCAGATTTTTTTCCTGTCTTTTCAATTGATCTGAAAATGCATTGACTGCTAATAAAATAGCTGCTTGTTCATTGTCTAATTGAGGGGACAATTCTTTTAATTCAGCTAATTGTTCATTGATTAGTTTCGTGACCATATCCATATGCTGTTTTGACTCTTGCCCGATAATGGTATATGTTTGATCTGCAATCACAGCTTTATAGCGTGTTTTTTCATGTGACATATGAATCCGTCTCCTCCTATTGCCAAAAATATTAACTAGTGTACCATATAGTTAAGTAATTAACTGTACACACAAGGCTTCATTATAAATACTTTACTATTATATGATAAACTTTGCAAAAATGCTATGTGTGCATTGATTTCAAATCAGCTGGACCTAGTCAAAAAAACCTTTTCACACAGCTTGATCGAAACAGGAGGAATCAACAGTTAAATTAAGTCTATAGATACCTATAAAATTAGCATCTAAACTGCAAGATATGGCGTATTTTTAGTTATGAAAGGATAATGATAACGTCGATTTAGTTGAACAATTGCCAATAAAGTCATCGGTCTACAAATTTTTTGACTGGGAACCATTCTTAGTATCAAAGCTTTAGCAGTTGCCTAAACAGCTGAATCTACAAAAATAGGGACGAAATAGTAAGAAGAAAATTGAACGCTTTTGTGTCGGTTACAGCGCAAAGCTTCTCAAAAATGCGAGATGAATAAGGAGGGAACCCTATTTGTCAAAACATGTAACATCTATAAATTAAAAAAATGACAGATACAGCGAAAACTAGCAAATCTTCGTCAGAACTCTATTCATCAAACAACGACAGAGATCGTGAAAACCAAATGATCAAAAATTGTTGCTGAAACATTGGATGTAAAGGTCATGATGAAAAATAAGCATTTAGCCAAATCAGTAGCGAAAGTTCTATGGATTCAAACGTCAGTTTCAATAGAAATTTGAAAATGATGGCCTTGAGTGAATAGAAGCAGATCGATTTTATCTAAGTTCTAAACGATGCCACAAAGATTGGACATAAGAAAATAGGTTTAAAAATATCTGATCGCAATGATCATTACGAGAACTGAAGTTATACAATAGATCGAGGTAAGACCAGTCTGAATTTAGCGAGTTATCGTAATTGATTTACGGTTTTTTAATCAAATAAAAACCTAGAATGATAGGATTCGTTGTATCCGAATTAACGCCTGTGGAGTGTCAGAACAAACGAGAGTAGCAAGAAAGTGGCAAAATCGGACACGGAGAAACAGGAATCAAACATTGATCTGACAACTTTTATTGTTGGTTAGAAATATTTATAGATTTTTTGGCAACGGAACGAATGAGTAATATTATCTTAAAAGTAACACCAAATCAACTAGCAACGATGAAAGACGCCTATCGTGCGTTTTTAGTACAAAAGCCAATCCCTTATACCCATTTTTCAGCTAAGAAAAATGGAACGACGATCACCGCCTATACGTCAGGTAAAGTGATGTTCCAAGGAAGCGGCGCCGAACAAGAAGCAGCCAAATGGGGAACTCCCCTTGCG from Enterococcus sp. DIV1094 includes these protein-coding regions:
- a CDS encoding CvpA family protein is translated as MLSLLILFILLIAFFSGASRGFALQAIYLIGYFVSFLVAQTYYKTLASHLQLFIPYPAVTANSNLVFFDQAFSFKLDEAFYAGVAFLIILFVGWLITRFIGVFAHGLTFIPVLKQLDWVAGGVLSVIITYISLFLVLRLLTFIPVGFIQNQFSGNNLATFMVERTPILANRIYDLWVTQVIN
- the zapA gene encoding cell division protein ZapA — protein: MSHEKTRYKAVIADQTYTIIGQESKQHMDMVTKLINEQLAELKELSPQLDNEQAAILLAVNAFSDQLKRQEKNLKLIKEVTELKQKMVRYTEMENRIKRIEAIENEAREVLKESGSDHEIKNHVEAQQILNEKRKDQIKQRSSN